GGCTGTGGGCGCTCCTCCTGCTCCTGCTGGGCGGCGGGGCCTTCGCCTGGTGGGTGGGCACGCAGCGGGAGCCCCGGACGGCGGGACGGCCGCTGGACGAGCTCCCCGACAGCATCCCCGCGGACACCCTGGCCGCCGACACCCTGGCGCCGGGCGCGGAGGCGGTGGACGCGCTGGTCGCCAACCAGGAGGGGCTCCGCTTCATGGAGCAGGGCGACTACGCCACCGCGCTGGCGCAGTTCGAGCGCGCGGTGCAGCTCGCGCCCGACAACGCGGAGTTCCACGGCAACCTGGGCTCCGCCCTCCTGCGGCTGGGACGGCCGGACGAGGCGCTGGCGCAGCTCCGCCGGTCGGTCTCGCTCGACCCCGGGCGCGTGGTCTCGTACAACCAGCTGGCCGACGCCGCCCTGGCCGCGGGCGACACCACCGGGGCCATCGCCGCGCTGGAGCGCTACATCGAGCTGAGCACCTTCGAGCGCGGAAGGCAGGTGGCGGAGCAGCGGGTCCGCGCGCTCC
This genomic window from Longimicrobiaceae bacterium contains:
- a CDS encoding tetratricopeptide repeat protein, which gives rise to LWALLLLLLGGGAFAWWVGTQREPRTAGRPLDELPDSIPADTLAADTLAPGAEAVDALVANQEGLRFMEQGDYATALAQFERAVQLAPDNAEFHGNLGSALLRLGRPDEALAQLRRSVSLDPGRVVSYNQLADAALAAGDTTGAIAALERYIELSTFERGRQVAEQRVRALRDALVARPDTLPLDTVPQLLPQEPPPPPAQPRRASPRDTIIIP